The following are encoded together in the Deltaproteobacteria bacterium genome:
- a CDS encoding thioesterase: MDQAKTHLTTSKQWVGSPVELSEGKAVVELETLPDMAVDDFNLVHGGFIFGLADYAAMLSINHPNVVLGGSSNRFLKPVVAGEKVVAIATLARQEGKKNIIEVVVNRGDEAVFTGEFTCFIPEKHVLA, translated from the coding sequence ATGGATCAAGCAAAAACCCATTTAACGACTTCCAAACAATGGGTTGGTAGCCCCGTGGAACTAAGCGAGGGTAAAGCCGTTGTTGAATTGGAAACCCTCCCAGACATGGCAGTCGATGATTTTAATCTGGTTCATGGTGGTTTCATTTTCGGACTTGCCGACTACGCAGCCATGCTATCCATTAACCATCCCAATGTGGTTCTGGGTGGCTCTTCAAATCGGTTTTTAAAACCAGTTGTCGCAGGCGAAAAAGTCGTAGCAATCGCAACGCTTGCCCGCCAAGAAGGCAAAAAAAATATTATCGAAGTCGTCGTCAACCGTGGTGATGAAGCAGTTTTTACCGGTGAATTCACCTGCTTTATTCCCGAGAAGCACGTCCTAGCATAA
- a CDS encoding thiamine pyrophosphate-binding protein, with protein MNGGTIIGEVLKKHGVEFIFTLCGGHISPILVGSDKAGIKVVDVRDEKNAVFAADAVARMTGVPGIAAVTAGPGLTNTITSIKNAQMAQSPLIVFGGATATVLKGRGSLQDIDQMSLMAPHVKWATSLKSVKDIAPTLERAFRIAQAGVPGPVFIEVPVDLLYNEETVREWYMKETGVDKSKAVGAKLLKLYLNRHLGQIFGGAKDVRFREPAETDVPELDMDKLKEAAEHLNGAQRPVLVLGSQTMLQAQEADAIAAAVTALGIPTFLGGMARGLLGTESDIQFKHKRSAALKNADVVIVAGFPFDFRLGYGRSINSKATLIAANRSALELRKNRRPSLAIRCDAGRFIQALADNTPRPHGRWDEWIGECNEREVARDTEIAEQAKLPATEYINPLLLCTHIEKMMSEDSVMVVDGGDFVATAAYICKPRSPLSWLDPGVFGTLGVGGGFAVGAALCRPEAETWIIWGDGSAAYSLAEFDTCVRHGLSVIAVVGTDASWQQIAREQVEVLGTPLGTELRRTDYHKVAEGYGGKGLLLDDPKKIPEVIAKAKKLAAKGHPVLINAQIGATDFRKGSISM; from the coding sequence ATGAACGGTGGAACAATTATAGGTGAGGTTCTTAAAAAGCACGGTGTTGAGTTTATCTTCACACTCTGCGGAGGACACATTTCTCCAATCCTTGTTGGCAGCGACAAAGCTGGCATCAAAGTAGTTGATGTTCGTGATGAGAAAAATGCTGTGTTCGCTGCCGACGCCGTCGCTCGAATGACAGGTGTCCCCGGTATTGCCGCTGTAACTGCTGGCCCAGGACTAACCAACACCATCACCTCGATCAAGAACGCTCAAATGGCACAGTCGCCTTTGATTGTATTTGGCGGAGCCACCGCGACAGTGCTTAAAGGGCGAGGCTCACTCCAGGACATCGACCAAATGAGCTTGATGGCACCGCACGTCAAATGGGCGACCAGTCTCAAATCGGTAAAAGATATCGCTCCTACTCTTGAGCGGGCATTTCGTATTGCCCAAGCAGGTGTGCCGGGTCCGGTATTTATCGAAGTCCCGGTAGACCTTCTCTACAACGAAGAGACCGTCCGTGAATGGTACATGAAAGAAACTGGCGTCGATAAGAGTAAGGCGGTGGGCGCAAAGCTTTTGAAGCTGTATCTCAACCGCCACCTCGGTCAGATCTTTGGAGGCGCCAAAGATGTTAGATTTCGCGAGCCCGCCGAAACCGATGTTCCCGAGCTAGACATGGACAAGCTTAAAGAAGCAGCCGAACACCTCAACGGTGCGCAGCGCCCTGTTCTCGTACTTGGCAGCCAAACCATGCTTCAAGCACAAGAAGCTGATGCGATTGCAGCGGCTGTGACCGCCTTAGGAATACCAACCTTTCTCGGTGGTATGGCCCGAGGACTTTTGGGTACTGAAAGCGACATTCAATTTAAGCACAAACGAAGCGCCGCACTTAAAAATGCTGATGTTGTTATCGTAGCCGGCTTTCCTTTTGATTTCCGGCTCGGCTATGGCCGCTCGATCAACAGTAAAGCAACCTTGATTGCTGCCAATCGCAGCGCGCTTGAATTACGAAAAAATCGTAGGCCTTCCCTCGCGATTCGATGCGATGCCGGAAGGTTCATTCAGGCACTGGCCGACAACACCCCACGGCCACACGGGCGCTGGGATGAGTGGATTGGTGAGTGCAACGAACGCGAAGTTGCACGGGACACTGAAATTGCCGAGCAGGCAAAATTACCAGCAACGGAGTACATCAACCCATTGCTGCTCTGCACGCACATTGAAAAAATGATGTCTGAAGACAGTGTGATGGTTGTAGACGGAGGAGACTTCGTGGCGACTGCTGCTTATATCTGCAAACCCAGATCACCACTGTCTTGGCTCGACCCAGGCGTATTTGGAACACTTGGAGTAGGAGGCGGTTTCGCCGTTGGAGCCGCGCTTTGTAGACCCGAAGCAGAAACTTGGATTATCTGGGGCGATGGCTCTGCCGCTTACAGCTTAGCTGAATTCGACACATGTGTTCGCCACGGCTTGTCGGTCATCGCAGTGGTTGGCACCGATGCATCGTGGCAACAAATTGCTCGAGAACAAGTTGAGGTTCTGGGTACACCTCTCGGCACGGAGCTACGGCGCACTGATTACCATAAAGTAGCCGAAGGCTATGGTGGCAAAGGTCTCTTACTGGACGACCCGAAAAAGATTCCAGAGGTCATTGCCAAGGCCAAGAAACTGGCTGCCAAAGGTCACCCGGTACTCATCAACGCGCAAATCGGCGCAACTGATTTTCGCAAGGGTTCAATTTCGATGTAA
- a CDS encoding cyclic nucleotide-binding domain-containing protein, translated as MQEQIRVESFIPVLSGQTEFFSIGNTGMGFESPNGSFEHVTLEEQPFVKLIDGQKSLEQIIDVASSDGRLLSTRALLQLIQKLSSHGCLEQSHEELSRFGFQTPRKPKGLGRKLLNLFFNVTLSSKKTTTAESPKILPLGTGTLASVLISSVLAASSLLVWGDLTFDGPPIKLGESHLAGFFAIYMGGVLALTLRNIFRVWALASNGLAPYARGIELRLFLIAPHIDARNAFRAGIQGQRSVALAGLAGAALAAALCCLGVTSDWFSTSIGSHGFKLACFGSLGVLLGCACPVVKSDLGFLLDHMNHTGDGRKHAGSYVSTRYLKGLTKRDMFDGEARLIAQSLGTVLWLYLSFVLGARLISEVLLPSTRSILQSHSLVDSLALVGFVAIVTLTVAGILLTFILGIGGALLKSLPTPSVVPKSFTPDFSKVQEALSNNPLFVQLSSEAIQELANQASAFSFKAGDSIIKEGDWGESFYMLSEGDVEIIHTAPSGVETTVATLHAGDSFGEMALVQSEPRNATVRALGAASVCKVGREAFLKALENANLDRGQITTTLRSTSILRRSELFKGLSPCSLNKLLSLCNRQTVSTGKVLAQEGEQGDHFFIIESGAVEVNQAGQNEPVAALGSGDFFGEISLLSNVPRTATVTTTTESVLLTLNRQDFKDVMVHDFLAGIRLEKIAQERASGVKS; from the coding sequence ATGCAGGAACAAATTCGGGTTGAGTCGTTTATCCCAGTGCTATCAGGCCAAACTGAGTTCTTCTCAATTGGCAACACCGGTATGGGCTTTGAATCCCCTAACGGTTCCTTCGAACACGTCACTCTTGAAGAGCAGCCTTTCGTCAAACTCATCGATGGTCAAAAATCGCTTGAACAAATCATTGACGTTGCCTCCTCCGACGGACGCCTTTTATCCACGCGGGCGCTTCTGCAACTGATTCAAAAACTCTCGTCACATGGTTGCCTTGAGCAAAGCCATGAAGAGCTCAGTCGCTTCGGTTTTCAAACTCCACGAAAACCAAAAGGCCTCGGCCGTAAGCTACTGAACCTGTTTTTCAATGTTACGCTTAGCTCAAAAAAGACAACCACCGCTGAGTCGCCCAAAATACTGCCACTGGGTACGGGCACTCTTGCCTCGGTATTAATAAGTTCTGTCTTGGCGGCAAGCTCCTTACTGGTCTGGGGAGACCTCACTTTCGACGGGCCACCTATCAAGCTCGGTGAGAGCCACCTCGCCGGATTCTTTGCAATCTACATGGGCGGAGTACTTGCGCTTACCTTACGCAATATATTCCGCGTGTGGGCACTGGCCAGTAACGGACTTGCTCCCTATGCCCGAGGAATCGAGCTTCGACTTTTTCTTATCGCACCTCACATTGATGCACGTAATGCGTTTAGAGCCGGTATCCAAGGACAACGCTCGGTAGCTCTTGCTGGCCTTGCCGGCGCCGCATTGGCTGCCGCGCTTTGCTGCTTAGGGGTCACTTCGGACTGGTTTAGCACAAGCATTGGCAGTCACGGTTTCAAACTTGCCTGCTTTGGCTCATTGGGCGTTCTTCTCGGTTGTGCATGTCCGGTTGTAAAAAGTGACCTGGGTTTTTTATTAGACCATATGAACCACACCGGAGATGGGCGAAAGCACGCTGGAAGCTACGTCAGCACCCGCTATCTCAAAGGTCTTACCAAGCGCGATATGTTTGATGGTGAAGCCCGGCTCATCGCGCAAAGCCTCGGTACAGTGCTTTGGCTTTACCTTAGTTTCGTCTTAGGGGCCCGGCTCATCTCTGAAGTGTTGCTGCCCTCTACCCGCTCAATACTGCAAAGTCATAGCCTTGTAGACAGTCTCGCACTCGTAGGTTTTGTTGCTATTGTCACACTCACCGTCGCCGGGATTTTACTGACATTCATTTTAGGAATTGGCGGCGCACTCCTAAAGAGTCTTCCAACCCCATCCGTGGTTCCTAAATCTTTCACTCCCGATTTCTCGAAAGTTCAAGAGGCTCTCAGCAACAACCCACTCTTTGTGCAACTTAGCTCAGAAGCCATTCAAGAACTTGCAAATCAGGCTTCGGCTTTTAGCTTTAAGGCCGGTGACAGTATTATCAAAGAGGGCGACTGGGGCGAGTCTTTCTACATGTTAAGCGAGGGTGATGTTGAAATCATTCACACTGCACCCAGTGGCGTTGAAACAACGGTAGCCACTTTACATGCAGGCGATAGTTTCGGTGAAATGGCCCTTGTTCAATCAGAGCCGCGTAATGCTACGGTACGCGCTCTCGGTGCAGCTTCTGTTTGCAAGGTAGGCCGAGAGGCATTTCTCAAAGCGTTAGAAAACGCCAATCTTGACCGAGGACAAATAACGACAACCCTGCGCTCAACCAGTATCCTAAGGCGCTCCGAGCTCTTCAAAGGGCTCTCACCATGCTCTCTCAATAAACTTCTCTCACTCTGCAATCGCCAAACCGTTTCAACTGGAAAAGTTCTCGCGCAGGAGGGCGAACAAGGAGACCACTTCTTTATCATCGAGTCCGGTGCCGTCGAAGTAAACCAAGCTGGTCAAAATGAACCCGTGGCCGCTTTGGGCTCAGGAGATTTCTTCGGCGAGATTTCGCTGCTTTCAAATGTGCCACGAACAGCCACCGTAACCACAACCACTGAAAGCGTTCTGCTCACCCTTAACCGGCAAGACTTCAAAGACGTTATGGTGCATGATTTTCTCGCAGGGATTAGGCTTGAAAAAATAGCGCAAGAGCGAGCAAGCGGGGTGAAGTCATGA